In the bacterium genome, CGAATAGGTATACTCGCCTGCGGACAGTTGACCGAGCGATTTTTGCAGGACACTTTGGCCCAGCGTGTTAAACAGTTCCAGCGACACGTCGGCGGGATTCGAGAGCGTGTACGATAGATTGGTTGTCCCGTTAAACGGATTCGGATAGGCGGAAAGAACGAAGGATGACGGATTCGGAATAGTTGGATCAACAGCATTCGGCTCGAACAGCGAATCAATCACCGCAACAAAAGCATCCTGGTCACCCATTCTGGTGTCGGTCCAGACGCAAACTGCTTTGTCATGCGCGGCGTACCAGCCGATATATTCACCGATTAACCCCGCATCGAGCGTGCCCGCTCCCGGGTTGCTGGACACTTCCGTGATACGTTCGTTGGGCCGCCATGTTTGACCGCCGTCTTCGCTAACCGTGAAATAAACATCCATGAGAATGTTCTGCGCGCTGTTGCGGCGGTCATACCACGCGCACCACACACGACCCTCTTCATCCACGGTTATCCACGGATGGAACTGGTCCACGGCATGCGGCTGATTCTCATCGTCAATCAGAATTGGCGCCCGCCACGTCGTGCCGCTGTCGTCACTTGATGTATAATATACTTCGGTGTGAGAGAGATTCGGTACGGCGTTCGTATAAAGCGCGTGTATGCGGCCACGATGGGGGCCGTTCGAATTATCTACGGCCATCGCCATGTACGAAAAGATGAGTAGCGCAGGGTCAATTTCGGCATTGGCAAAACGTGTTTCAAAGACAATCTGCTCGTCACTCCATGTCTGTCCACCGTCCAGCGAGCGTGAGAACATGATGCCGTCGTTGCGGTAGCTTACCCACGACACATACACCTCGCCGTTCGGGCCGGTGGCCACATTAGCCCATTGCACCGAGCGCGAGTCGGAGATTCGAATCGGCTCCGAGTATGCTTCACCGGGACGCTTGTACACCAGCACGATATGAGTCGAATCAAAGTTGCCGTTGTTCTGATTGATGAAGAAGCGTGCCCACGCGACATAAAACGTCCCCTGATAGGGTGAATCCGGCGAGTTGTCAATCGCCATCATCTGCTTGTCTTCAAACGAGGAGCCGTCCGTCGTGAGTTCAGCCCACACCGAATCCGTCCACGTCACGCCGCCGTCATAGGAAGACACCGAGAGCAAACCGTTGTCATCCACACCGCTCGGCTCAAAGGAAATCATATTGGCCGTGAACACGCCGTTGTGGTCCACCACGAGCACCGGATCGCTCTGCCACTCGTAGAACATCGCCGGAAAGAGCGTGTCGTGCCACGTCCAGCCTCCGTCGAGAGTATAGCCTACACCGATGCGGCGATACCCCAGACGGAAATCGCGCCACACGGCCACCATATTGTCCGGGTCGAGCGGGTTGATACAAACCTGCTGCTCATTCTGTATTTCACCGGAATTGTCCGTGTTAATTCGCTGATTCAGGTGCTCATCGAAAGGAATTACAAAGCCGCGGTGCTCAAGAGGTTTATGCTGCCAAATCGAATGCGGCTTTTGATGCTCAACCAGCGGCGTCACGCGAGCGAATGCTGTCGCCGCGAGGAGCAGTGTCATGAGAACGAAGTAAT is a window encoding:
- a CDS encoding T9SS type A sorting domain-containing protein; translated protein: MHYFVLMTLLLAATAFARVTPLVEHQKPHSIWQHKPLEHRGFVIPFDEHLNQRINTDNSGEIQNEQQVCINPLDPDNMVAVWRDFRLGYRRIGVGYTLDGGWTWHDTLFPAMFYEWQSDPVLVVDHNGVFTANMISFEPSGVDDNGLLSVSSYDGGVTWTDSVWAELTTDGSSFEDKQMMAIDNSPDSPYQGTFYVAWARFFINQNNGNFDSTHIVLVYKRPGEAYSEPIRISDSRSVQWANVATGPNGEVYVSWVSYRNDGIMFSRSLDGGQTWSDEQIVFETRFANAEIDPALLIFSYMAMAVDNSNGPHRGRIHALYTNAVPNLSHTEVYYTSSDDSGTTWRAPILIDDENQPHAVDQFHPWITVDEEGRVWCAWYDRRNSAQNILMDVYFTVSEDGGQTWRPNERITEVSSNPGAGTLDAGLIGEYIGWYAAHDKAVCVWTDTRMGDQDAFVAVIDSLFEPNAVDPTIPNPSSFVLSAYPNPFNGTTNLSYTLSNPADVSLELFNTLGQSVLQKSLGQLSAGEYTYSLDLSQPSGVYFAKLAAGNQNATVKLMLMR